The following are from one region of the Sandaracinus amylolyticus genome:
- a CDS encoding helix-turn-helix domain-containing protein: MTEVERGWIGADGKPRAGVDVAEAARVLGRSTRHVRRLIRSKTIPAWQVTPKGPWQVDREWLLGPDAA; the protein is encoded by the coding sequence ATGACCGAAGTCGAACGAGGGTGGATCGGCGCCGACGGGAAGCCGCGCGCAGGCGTCGACGTCGCCGAGGCTGCGCGCGTGCTCGGGCGCTCGACGCGCCATGTGCGGCGCCTGATCAGGAGCAAGACGATCCCCGCGTGGCAGGTCACGCCGAAGGGCCCGTGGCAGGTCGACCGCGAGTGGTTGCTCGGTCCCGACGCGGCGTGA
- a CDS encoding RAD55 family ATPase, protein MIEDPFRPAGQQVSASAIDDVPWPTDSDGFAPHAKRLLAPPAKVQPPKAWRTPAARALSLGYAGERVPFGITTLDVAIRGGLVPGSFVIVIGAPGAGKTTLVVQVARERFADGHAVAILAADESANGLLIRWGQSLGIRREDLERADDDARTVLAEAVDSDRLVLVDAAEERDATVDAVAERLAALAKDTGRPGLLIVDSLQTARSITSEAAESPREKVNAVIDTLRNAARAHGLLILATSEMARSGYRGGGVPNSDPLASGKETGAIEYQCDVLLALTTPKGKPSTIDALVPKSRLGGTGTTFRLEIDHARASVSEVDVPDDEGDGDDDRDAVHAARVEEVGRALLLALARHPSDVVGQRQLRALVRGRDAVKQDAIAWLLAHGRITGGGREPYRAVAARGDDSDEGAA, encoded by the coding sequence GTGATCGAAGATCCCTTCCGCCCAGCGGGACAGCAGGTCTCCGCGAGCGCGATCGATGACGTGCCGTGGCCGACCGACTCCGACGGCTTCGCGCCGCACGCGAAGCGACTGCTCGCGCCACCGGCGAAGGTGCAGCCCCCGAAGGCGTGGCGAACGCCAGCGGCCCGGGCGCTGTCTCTCGGCTACGCGGGCGAGCGCGTGCCCTTCGGCATCACGACGCTCGACGTTGCGATCCGAGGCGGCCTCGTGCCCGGCTCGTTCGTCATCGTCATCGGCGCACCTGGCGCGGGGAAGACGACGCTCGTGGTGCAGGTCGCCCGCGAGCGCTTCGCCGACGGTCACGCCGTGGCCATCCTCGCGGCCGACGAGAGCGCAAACGGACTGCTGATCAGGTGGGGCCAGAGTCTCGGCATCCGGCGCGAGGACCTCGAGCGCGCTGACGACGACGCCCGCACTGTCCTCGCCGAAGCGGTGGACTCCGATCGGCTCGTTCTCGTGGACGCGGCCGAGGAACGTGACGCGACCGTTGACGCGGTGGCCGAGCGACTCGCCGCGCTCGCGAAGGACACGGGGCGGCCGGGGCTGCTGATCGTCGACTCACTCCAGACCGCGCGCTCGATCACCAGCGAGGCGGCCGAGAGCCCGCGCGAGAAGGTCAACGCGGTGATCGACACGCTGCGCAACGCCGCTCGCGCACACGGGCTGCTCATCCTCGCGACGAGCGAGATGGCGCGCTCGGGCTACCGCGGGGGCGGCGTGCCCAACTCCGACCCGCTCGCGTCGGGGAAGGAGACCGGCGCGATCGAATACCAGTGCGACGTGCTGCTCGCCCTCACGACGCCGAAGGGCAAGCCATCCACCATCGACGCACTGGTGCCCAAGAGCCGGCTCGGCGGCACGGGCACCACGTTCCGCCTCGAGATCGATCACGCCCGCGCCAGCGTGAGCGAGGTCGACGTGCCGGACGACGAGGGGGATGGGGACGACGACCGAGACGCGGTGCACGCCGCACGCGTCGAGGAGGTGGGCCGGGCTCTCCTGCTCGCCCTCGCGCGTCACCCCTCCGACGTCGTCGGTCAACGACAACTCCGCGCCCTGGTGCGTGGTCGCGACGCGGTGAAGCAAGACGCCATCGCGTGGTTGCTCGCTCACGGCCGGATCACCGGCGGAGGGCGCGAGCCCTACCGGGCAGTCGCAGCGCGCGGTGACGACTCGGACGAGGGGGCGGCGTGA
- a CDS encoding helix-turn-helix domain-containing protein: MASNREKLRAFLSTRGMTTAAFAERVGVRHAATVSLWTTGARTPGLATAARIELATGGFVRAIDWAVAVDQGPQAA; this comes from the coding sequence ATGGCGAGCAATCGAGAGAAGCTCCGGGCGTTCCTGTCGACGCGGGGCATGACGACGGCAGCGTTCGCCGAGCGGGTCGGGGTGCGCCACGCGGCGACCGTGAGCCTCTGGACGACCGGCGCGCGGACGCCAGGGCTCGCGACTGCCGCTCGGATCGAGCTCGCGACCGGTGGCTTCGTGCGCGCCATCGACTGGGCAGTCGCGGTCGACCAGGGCCCGCAGGCGGCGTGA
- a CDS encoding RCC1 domain-containing protein, translating into MRQRPGSICPLLLLAMSALAGGCETPLECGELLRQAPDRRICVCPNGGEYRDGLCHLDGSAAPLDGMTWGDAGPDDAEAPDAGSCAERTFYRDADGDGFGDRASSTSACEAPDGYVEDDRDCDDDCESCGPEGTEVCDAELKDEDCDGSSNEAEAGCTCVPGSEPVQCGATDVGECRYGTQTCVDGVYGECEGAVLAADETCNGLDDDCDGHTDESVTTTFYRDADGDMYGSPSVTLHACAAPLGYVARGMDCDDSCAACRPGGTEVCDGSRDEDCRDGVDDGCECVAGTSRACEGGFSAGECRRGTQMCSSAGTWAPCSGRVDPIAERCNGRDDDCNGAADDGSAAMSCGTASRATLGCSAGSCVVTSCTSGYRDCDSVSTNGCETRLGTANHCLACNDVCGWACAESGCNDGVVVDGGHFHTCVLREAGDVACWGADSAGQLGNDLATATQTAPAAVSALGAVTSIVAGYQHTCALVAGGTVYCWGLDRSGQLGDDTVASDRAVPVVVSGLPNAIAIAAGGDHTCALLSSGTVRCWGDDTYGQLGNDSANTRQFSPVPVAGLSGVTAIATGYAHTCALLSNRTVRCWGHDELGQLGNDALLSNRPTPVAVAGLADVVALAAGASHTCALLASGAVRCWGADDTGQLGNDVARAHQAVPVAVQGLTGVAALALGSNHSCALMSNGRAQCWGSDHYGQLGNDSDELDQAMPVAVLDLGDIRSLGAGGNHTCAVLESGAVRCWGSNYVSQLGNGGTRDEATSVPTLAPGT; encoded by the coding sequence ATGCGTCAGCGTCCGGGTTCGATCTGCCCACTGCTCCTGCTCGCGATGAGCGCCTTGGCCGGCGGGTGCGAGACACCGCTCGAGTGCGGAGAGCTGCTTCGCCAAGCACCCGACCGCCGCATCTGCGTGTGCCCCAACGGCGGCGAGTACCGCGACGGGCTCTGCCATCTCGATGGCAGCGCCGCTCCGCTCGACGGAATGACGTGGGGCGACGCGGGTCCGGATGATGCCGAAGCGCCCGACGCGGGGAGCTGCGCGGAGCGCACCTTCTATCGTGACGCGGACGGCGATGGCTTCGGCGATCGCGCGAGCTCGACGAGCGCATGTGAAGCGCCCGACGGCTACGTCGAAGACGATCGCGACTGCGACGACGACTGCGAGTCGTGCGGCCCCGAGGGCACCGAGGTTTGTGATGCCGAGCTGAAGGACGAGGACTGCGACGGCTCGAGCAACGAGGCCGAAGCTGGATGCACGTGCGTTCCCGGCTCCGAGCCCGTGCAGTGCGGGGCCACGGACGTCGGCGAGTGCCGCTACGGCACGCAAACCTGCGTGGACGGCGTGTACGGTGAGTGCGAGGGCGCAGTCTTGGCGGCCGACGAGACCTGCAACGGGCTCGATGACGATTGCGACGGTCACACCGACGAGTCGGTAACGACGACGTTCTATCGTGACGCCGACGGAGACATGTACGGCAGTCCCAGCGTGACGCTGCACGCCTGCGCTGCGCCGCTTGGCTATGTCGCGCGCGGGATGGATTGCGACGATTCCTGCGCAGCCTGTCGTCCGGGCGGCACGGAAGTGTGCGACGGCAGCCGCGATGAAGACTGCCGCGACGGGGTCGATGATGGATGTGAATGTGTCGCGGGGACCTCCCGCGCGTGCGAGGGGGGCTTTTCGGCGGGCGAGTGTCGACGAGGGACGCAGATGTGCTCGTCCGCAGGAACGTGGGCGCCGTGCTCTGGTCGCGTCGACCCGATCGCCGAACGCTGCAATGGTCGCGACGACGACTGCAACGGTGCGGCTGATGACGGTTCCGCGGCCATGTCTTGCGGCACGGCGTCGCGCGCCACTCTGGGCTGCAGTGCGGGGTCATGCGTGGTGACCTCGTGCACGAGCGGCTATCGCGATTGTGATTCGGTCTCGACGAATGGCTGCGAGACTCGTCTCGGAACTGCCAATCACTGTCTCGCTTGCAACGACGTCTGCGGCTGGGCGTGCGCCGAATCCGGGTGCAACGACGGCGTCGTCGTCGACGGCGGCCACTTCCATACCTGCGTGCTGCGTGAGGCCGGCGACGTCGCGTGCTGGGGCGCCGATTCAGCCGGACAGCTCGGGAACGACCTCGCCACCGCGACTCAAACCGCGCCCGCCGCCGTGAGTGCCCTCGGAGCGGTCACCTCCATCGTCGCGGGTTACCAACACACTTGCGCGCTGGTTGCGGGTGGGACGGTCTACTGTTGGGGCCTCGATCGGAGCGGACAGCTCGGCGACGACACCGTAGCGTCCGATCGGGCCGTGCCGGTCGTGGTGTCCGGATTACCCAACGCGATCGCTATCGCCGCCGGCGGCGATCACACGTGCGCGCTGCTGTCGAGTGGCACCGTGCGTTGCTGGGGAGACGATACGTACGGGCAGCTCGGGAACGATTCTGCGAACACGCGCCAGTTCTCTCCGGTACCTGTCGCCGGCCTGAGTGGCGTCACCGCGATTGCGACGGGGTACGCGCACACGTGTGCGCTGCTTTCGAACCGCACCGTTCGATGTTGGGGGCATGACGAGCTGGGCCAGCTGGGGAACGACGCTCTGCTGTCGAACCGACCCACGCCGGTCGCTGTTGCTGGGCTGGCGGACGTCGTGGCGCTTGCCGCGGGCGCGTCTCACACGTGCGCGCTTCTCGCGTCGGGCGCAGTCCGTTGCTGGGGCGCGGACGATACTGGACAGCTCGGAAACGATGTCGCGCGCGCGCATCAAGCGGTCCCCGTGGCCGTGCAGGGGCTCACTGGCGTTGCCGCGCTTGCGCTTGGGTCGAATCACTCGTGCGCGCTGATGTCGAACGGGCGTGCCCAGTGTTGGGGCTCGGACCACTACGGCCAGCTGGGGAATGACAGCGACGAGCTCGACCAAGCGATGCCCGTCGCGGTGCTGGATCTCGGCGACATCCGATCACTCGGCGCAGGAGGCAATCACACGTGTGCCGTGCTCGAGTCCGGCGCCGTACGCTGCTGGGGGTCGAATTACGTGAGTCAGCTGGGGAACGGTGGCACTCGGGACGAGGCGACGTCGGTGCCCACGCTCGCTCCCGGGACGTGA
- a CDS encoding cyclic nucleotide-binding domain-containing protein, whose product MSDTRASMDRVDPAMLREVGLFGGLDDETLGVLCRELPVERVHVGTRVVSEGDPAREMFVVLDGELEVLKRTRTGSEIRVAMLGPGGWFGEMSILDVQPRSASVRALAPSRVMRLSAESVDRLLYRRDLKAYSLFVMNIARELSRRLRVADGILAQFVGTMADEYVTKTKSGG is encoded by the coding sequence ATGAGCGACACGCGCGCCTCGATGGATCGGGTGGACCCCGCGATGCTCCGAGAGGTCGGCCTGTTCGGCGGGCTCGACGACGAGACGCTGGGCGTGCTGTGTCGCGAGCTCCCGGTCGAGCGGGTCCACGTGGGCACGCGCGTGGTGTCGGAGGGTGACCCGGCGCGCGAGATGTTCGTGGTGCTCGACGGTGAGCTCGAGGTGCTCAAGCGCACGCGGACCGGCAGCGAGATCCGCGTCGCGATGCTCGGCCCCGGCGGCTGGTTCGGCGAGATGTCGATCCTCGACGTCCAGCCGCGCAGCGCGAGCGTGCGCGCCTTGGCGCCGAGCCGCGTGATGCGGCTCAGCGCCGAGAGCGTCGATCGCCTGCTCTACCGCCGCGACCTGAAGGCGTACTCGCTGTTCGTGATGAACATCGCGAGAGAGCTCAGCCGCAGACTGCGCGTTGCAGACGGCATCCTCGCCCAGTTCGTCGGCACGATGGCCGACGAGTACGTGACGAAGACGAAGTCCGGCGGCTGA
- a CDS encoding serine/threonine-protein kinase, with translation MAIDEELDLPRPFGPYTLTRRLAVGGMAEVYVAKTKGLGGFEKVVAIKVIHPRYSEDEHFVQMLVEEAKISVLLTHVNIAQTFDLGCIDDTYYIVMELIEGADAYRVMRRTTEMKRAMPIDLCAHIAAEMCNGLDYAHRKRDAEGQSLGIVHRDISPQNVLISYAGEVKIVDFGIAKAALRSGQTEAGVIKGKYYYMSPEQAWGDPMDHRSDIFSTGVVLYELLTGRMLYQEDNVPLLLDKVRKVEVAPPETRRRSIPKALSDIVMKALSKEPQDRYQSAQEMAQALTQFLYQSSPTFTAARLAELMGTLFPNEVQRHSAIMKLPSVEESLPPEAQSKSVLFELGEEEDEDATRNDVLPFRRAQRVTKPAEEPGRPTLRPPRRRNVEGEPTRAASPRAAGGGSDQVTAPLVDPSGAWVSPVREMGTTSPRQVPDDSTDDTHSAPEWDDPTRLKDEDWSEQDATLVDGGDLAAALLAVAPKPEGAQLAQSERGKVNVQWAAKVPQNAAPPQAASAQRAAPPPPRPPPPVAKIEPLPSPSAVPRAPWEAPPSVAASPPVFTAPTGSVDPFASPPPSPPSATGGFEPPDGARRSAMLAIAAIAVVVLGVLAVIAVLGTPPPPAIEVISSPTGASVSIDGRPVDGVTPIVIADGIESGRSYRVEVAMAGYQPWAAQLAPTEGPLRQFVVLAPLPATLRVETDPPGAEVMVNGVMRGAAPIEVTGLQVGQEVEVRASIAGRAPVIRRVRLAEGTTSERILVTP, from the coding sequence TTGGCGATCGACGAAGAGCTCGACCTGCCTCGCCCGTTCGGGCCCTACACGCTCACGCGGCGACTCGCCGTCGGCGGAATGGCCGAGGTGTACGTCGCGAAGACCAAGGGCCTCGGAGGCTTCGAGAAGGTCGTCGCGATCAAGGTCATCCATCCGCGCTACTCGGAGGACGAGCACTTCGTGCAGATGCTCGTCGAGGAGGCGAAGATCTCCGTCCTCCTCACGCACGTGAACATCGCGCAGACGTTCGATCTCGGCTGCATCGACGACACGTACTACATCGTGATGGAGCTCATCGAGGGCGCCGATGCGTATCGCGTGATGCGCCGGACGACCGAGATGAAGCGCGCGATGCCGATCGATCTCTGCGCGCACATCGCGGCGGAGATGTGCAACGGGCTCGACTACGCGCACCGCAAGCGCGACGCGGAGGGCCAGTCGCTCGGCATCGTGCACCGCGACATCTCTCCGCAGAACGTCCTGATCTCGTACGCGGGCGAGGTGAAGATCGTCGACTTCGGGATCGCGAAGGCCGCACTGCGCAGCGGTCAGACCGAAGCCGGTGTGATCAAGGGCAAGTACTACTACATGTCCCCGGAGCAGGCGTGGGGCGATCCGATGGATCACCGCTCCGACATCTTCTCGACGGGCGTCGTGCTCTACGAGCTGCTCACGGGACGGATGCTGTACCAGGAGGACAACGTCCCGCTGCTCCTCGACAAGGTGCGCAAGGTCGAGGTCGCGCCGCCCGAGACGCGCCGTCGCAGCATCCCGAAGGCGCTCTCCGACATCGTGATGAAGGCGCTCTCGAAGGAGCCGCAGGATCGCTATCAGTCCGCGCAGGAGATGGCGCAGGCGCTCACGCAGTTCCTCTATCAGTCGAGCCCGACGTTCACCGCCGCGCGCCTCGCGGAGCTGATGGGGACGCTCTTCCCGAACGAAGTGCAGCGCCACAGCGCGATCATGAAGCTGCCGTCGGTCGAGGAGTCGCTCCCGCCCGAGGCGCAGTCGAAGAGCGTGCTCTTCGAGCTCGGCGAGGAAGAGGACGAGGACGCGACGCGCAACGACGTGCTGCCGTTCCGCCGAGCGCAGCGGGTGACCAAGCCGGCCGAGGAACCGGGACGGCCCACGCTGCGCCCGCCCCGCCGTCGCAACGTCGAGGGTGAGCCGACGCGCGCTGCATCGCCGCGTGCGGCGGGTGGGGGCAGCGATCAGGTCACGGCGCCGCTCGTCGATCCGAGCGGCGCGTGGGTGTCGCCCGTGCGCGAGATGGGGACGACGTCGCCGCGGCAGGTGCCCGACGACTCGACGGATGACACGCACTCCGCGCCCGAGTGGGACGATCCCACGCGCCTCAAGGACGAGGACTGGAGCGAGCAGGACGCGACGCTCGTCGACGGCGGCGATCTCGCGGCGGCGCTGCTCGCGGTCGCGCCGAAGCCGGAGGGCGCGCAGCTCGCGCAGAGCGAGCGCGGGAAGGTCAACGTGCAGTGGGCCGCGAAGGTCCCGCAGAACGCTGCGCCGCCGCAGGCCGCGAGCGCGCAACGAGCCGCGCCGCCGCCACCGCGACCGCCCCCGCCGGTCGCGAAGATCGAGCCTCTACCCTCGCCGAGCGCGGTGCCGCGCGCGCCGTGGGAGGCGCCTCCGAGCGTCGCGGCCTCGCCGCCGGTGTTCACCGCGCCGACGGGCAGCGTCGATCCGTTCGCGTCGCCGCCGCCGAGCCCGCCGAGCGCGACCGGTGGCTTCGAGCCGCCGGATGGGGCGCGACGATCGGCGATGCTCGCGATCGCGGCGATCGCGGTCGTCGTCCTCGGCGTGCTCGCGGTCATCGCGGTGCTGGGGACGCCTCCGCCGCCTGCGATCGAGGTGATCTCCTCGCCGACCGGCGCGAGCGTCTCGATCGACGGCCGGCCCGTCGATGGCGTGACGCCGATCGTGATCGCCGATGGGATCGAGAGCGGACGCTCGTATCGCGTCGAGGTCGCGATGGCGGGCTATCAGCCGTGGGCGGCGCAGCTCGCGCCCACCGAGGGTCCACTGCGGCAATTCGTCGTGCTCGCGCCGCTGCCCGCGACGCTGCGGGTCGAGACCGATCCGCCAGGCGCCGAGGTGATGGTGAACGGCGTGATGCGCGGCGCCGCGCCGATCGAGGTGACGGGCCTGCAGGTCGGTCAGGAGGTCGAGGTCCGCGCGAGCATCGCGGGACGCGCGCCGGTGATCCGTCGCGTGCGGCTCGCCGAGGGAACGACCTCGGAGCGCATCCTCGTCACGCCGTGA
- a CDS encoding DUF3467 domain-containing protein, with translation MDQQNPPNAPPADITIKAEDEVAKGRFSNLAQVGSSFDSFVLDFAFVQGRAGWLLSRILLSPAHAKRFHAALGETLARHEARFGPIEPPPTIQ, from the coding sequence ATGGATCAGCAGAATCCGCCGAACGCACCGCCCGCGGACATCACCATCAAGGCCGAGGACGAGGTCGCCAAGGGTCGATTCTCGAACCTCGCGCAGGTCGGCTCGAGCTTCGACAGCTTCGTGCTCGACTTCGCATTCGTGCAGGGTCGCGCGGGGTGGCTCCTCAGCCGCATCCTGCTCTCACCGGCGCACGCGAAGCGCTTCCACGCGGCGCTCGGCGAGACGCTCGCGCGACACGAGGCGCGCTTCGGCCCGATCGAGCCTCCGCCGACGATCCAGTGA
- a CDS encoding ABC transporter ATP-binding protein has translation MALIELEGVEKRYGELRALKGVTLKLEPGRIGLLGPNGAGKSTLLKTLLGLLTPDHGSVKVLDIDVARSPFEVRARIGYMPEGDSVIPELTALQFTSLAGELCGLPRREAIGRAHQVLHYVGLGEARYRKLGSFSTGMRQRARLAQALVGDPKLLLLDEPTSGLDPRGRDEMLALIVDIPQRTGASVILSTHILPDVEKTCDQVMVIAGGEVLYAGALAPLVTSEEGVFEVRGKGEPDSLKTALEVGGCVVTRDGSTLAVRVPSGKDARFILELAISSGQQVRHVAPLTKTLERAFMQTLEKAGAAAAEGASA, from the coding sequence ATGGCGCTCATCGAGCTCGAGGGGGTCGAGAAACGCTACGGCGAGCTGCGCGCGCTCAAGGGCGTGACGCTGAAGCTCGAGCCAGGGCGCATCGGGCTCCTCGGGCCGAACGGCGCGGGCAAGTCGACGCTGCTCAAGACGCTGCTCGGGCTGCTCACGCCCGATCACGGCAGCGTGAAGGTGCTCGACATCGACGTCGCGCGGAGCCCCTTCGAGGTGCGCGCGCGCATCGGGTACATGCCCGAGGGCGACTCGGTGATCCCCGAGCTCACCGCGCTGCAGTTCACGTCGCTCGCGGGCGAGCTCTGCGGGCTGCCCCGGCGCGAGGCGATCGGACGGGCGCACCAGGTGCTGCACTACGTCGGGCTCGGCGAGGCGCGTTATCGCAAGCTCGGCTCGTTCTCGACCGGCATGCGCCAGCGCGCGCGGCTCGCGCAGGCACTGGTCGGCGATCCCAAGCTGCTGCTCCTCGACGAGCCCACGAGCGGTCTCGATCCGCGCGGTCGCGACGAGATGCTCGCGCTGATCGTCGACATCCCGCAGCGCACCGGCGCGAGCGTGATCCTCTCGACGCACATCCTCCCGGACGTCGAGAAGACGTGCGATCAGGTGATGGTGATCGCGGGCGGCGAGGTGCTCTACGCGGGCGCGCTCGCGCCGCTGGTCACCAGCGAAGAGGGCGTGTTCGAGGTGCGCGGGAAGGGCGAGCCCGACTCGCTCAAGACCGCGCTCGAGGTGGGCGGCTGCGTGGTCACGCGCGACGGGAGCACGCTCGCGGTACGCGTTCCTTCGGGCAAGGACGCGCGCTTCATCCTCGAGCTCGCGATCTCGTCGGGGCAGCAGGTGCGCCACGTCGCGCCGCTGACGAAGACGCTCGAGCGCGCGTTCATGCAGACGCTCGAGAAGGCCGGCGCAGCGGCCGCGGAGGGCGCGAGCGCCTAG
- a CDS encoding diguanylate cyclase, which translates to METARGSAPPPPARIAVVDDDRVTREYVAGLLRGHGYRVIAVDGAQKLLDLHRQGQVDLVLLDVMMEGLSGVDCCRILKSTTPPEIFVPVILVTGRTDPESRIEGLRIGADDYVTKPFDERELLARIEAMLRIKRSHDDLGAARERLQRLAVQDELTGLYNVRYLNSRLTEEYKRAERHRDPLALAMIDVDHFKQVNDRFGHEAGDAVLREVGVRLKKSVREIDVVTRYGGEEFVVLLPSTHLAGALVVADRVARTLRDEPFDVAGTKIPVTASIGLALFPSRGVHSKEELLRSADRALYRAKDEGRDRICVYQEQGYLFAPGKTG; encoded by the coding sequence GTGGAGACCGCCCGCGGGAGCGCCCCGCCGCCGCCTGCGCGCATCGCCGTCGTCGACGACGATCGCGTCACGCGCGAGTACGTCGCCGGTCTTCTGCGCGGCCACGGATATCGCGTCATCGCGGTCGACGGCGCGCAGAAGCTCCTGGATCTGCATCGTCAGGGGCAGGTCGATCTCGTGCTGCTCGACGTGATGATGGAGGGCCTGAGCGGCGTCGACTGCTGCCGGATCCTGAAGTCGACGACGCCGCCCGAGATCTTCGTGCCGGTGATCCTCGTGACCGGCCGCACCGATCCCGAGAGCCGCATCGAGGGCCTGCGCATCGGCGCCGACGACTACGTGACGAAGCCGTTCGACGAGCGCGAGCTGCTCGCGCGCATCGAGGCGATGCTGCGCATCAAGCGCTCCCACGACGACCTCGGCGCCGCGCGCGAGCGACTGCAGCGCCTCGCGGTGCAGGACGAGCTCACCGGGCTCTACAACGTCCGCTATCTCAACTCGCGCTTGACCGAGGAGTACAAGCGCGCCGAGCGCCATCGCGATCCGCTCGCGCTCGCGATGATCGACGTCGATCACTTCAAGCAGGTGAACGATCGCTTCGGGCACGAGGCGGGCGATGCGGTGCTCCGCGAGGTCGGCGTGCGCCTCAAGAAGTCGGTTCGCGAGATCGACGTGGTCACGCGCTACGGCGGCGAGGAGTTCGTCGTGCTGCTCCCCAGCACGCACCTCGCGGGCGCGCTCGTCGTCGCGGATCGCGTGGCGCGCACGCTGCGCGACGAGCCCTTCGACGTGGCCGGCACGAAGATCCCGGTGACCGCGTCGATCGGGCTCGCGCTGTTCCCGAGCCGCGGCGTGCACTCGAAGGAAGAGCTGCTGCGCTCCGCCGATCGCGCGCTCTACCGCGCGAAGGACGAGGGCCGCGATCGCATCTGCGTCTACCAGGAGCAGGGCTACCTGTTCGCTCCTGGGAAGACGGGCTAG